One Erinaceus europaeus chromosome 5, mEriEur2.1, whole genome shotgun sequence genomic window carries:
- the LOC132538747 gene encoding uncharacterized protein LOC132538747, with amino-acid sequence MVKSIQGVAPRKIYKRYKNCLSLSCGSVLARNRVGRLAVGGGSEPWPCALSLQRPQPYCTEVTDVIEGEPPLCEETEEQQETQNVCNDAPYLLVSEERYRGGLPAQAGGCCPRKGNRVRLVVSGNHLHGDIVLHRPPKSPRLAEHTAPAPQSSPQPEGTAEMARAAEGPLPSTPPPAQAPSLQARPRVIPWQMWLLSLCARTSMESEVAQLAVVQGQELNLPSLRHKLIFFFAFCVIMLTLLYICLYLICIHTFFDYFLVLIYVEYF; translated from the exons ATGGTCAAAAGTATCCAAGGTGTGGCCCCGAGAAAAATTTACAAGAGATATAAAAACT GTCTGTCCCTGTCATGTGGATCAGTACTGGCCAGGAACAGAGTTGGGCGCTTGGCCGTGGGAGGGGGCTCTGAGCCCTGGCCCTGTGCACTGTCCCTGCAGAGGCCGCAGCCGTATTGCACAGAGGTGACTGATGTGATCGAGGGCGAGCCGCCACTCTGCGAGGAGACAGAGGAGCAGCAGGAGACGCAGAACGTGTGCAATGATGCACCGTACCTGCTCGTGTCGGAGGAGCGATACCGAGGAGGCCTTCCTGCCCAGGCCGGGGGCTGCTGCCCCCGCAAGGGCAATCGGGTGCGCCTGGTGGTCAGCGGGaaccacctgcatggggacatTGTCCTGCACAGGCCTCCCAAGAGTCCACGGCTTGCAGAGCACACTG CTCCAGCCCCACAGAGCTCACCGCAACCTGAAGGCACAGCTGAAATGGCCAGAGCAGCAGAAGGGCCGCTGCCCTCTACTCCGCCTCCTGCACAGGCGCCAAGTCTGCAGGCACGACCACGTGTCATCCCATGGCAAATGTGGCTTCTGAGCCTATGCGCCAGGACCTCAATGGAATCTGAGGTGGCACAGCTTGCAGTTGTTCAAGGACAGGAGCTTAACTTGCCCTCCCTGCGCCATAAGTTAATATTCTTCTTTGCTTTCTGTGTTATAATGTTAACTTTACTTTACATTTGTCTGTATTTAATTTGTATTCATacattttttgattattttttagtCCTTATCTATGTTGAGTATTTTTAG